The proteins below come from a single Mus musculus strain C57BL/6J chromosome 5, GRCm38.p6 C57BL/6J genomic window:
- the Tmem175 gene encoding endosomal/lysosomal potassium channel TMEM175 isoform X2, with amino-acid sequence MSRLQTEEQAVDSEGDSSLHRRNEEGTQSSHRMLGFSDALLSIIATVMILPVTHTEISPEQFDKSIQKLLATRIAVYLMTFLIVTVAWTAHTRLFQVVGKIDDTLALLNLACMMTITLLPYTFSLMVTFPDVPLGIFLFCVCVIAIGSVQAMIVGYAFHFPHLLNPQIQCSTHRDLSRRHILHLVLRGPALCFVAAVFSLFFFPLSYLLMVTVIFLPHISKATTWCKDKLMGQRESPAHDMEPFSIDLHAPLSKERVEAFSDGVYAIVATLLILDICEDNVPDPKDVQEKFSGSLVAALGAYGPQFLAYFGSFATVGLLWFAHHSLFLHVRKATQTMGLLNILSLAFVGGLPLAYQQTSAFARQPHDELERVRVSCAIIFFASIFQFAIWTTALLHQTETLQPAVQFGGQEHAFMFAKLALYPCASLLAFAATCLLSRFSTAIFHLMQISVPFAFLLLRLLVRLALAGLQVLRGLWPHHPQQDQSEPEAQSQLLPDPC; translated from the exons ATGTCCAGGCTCCAGACTGAGGAGCAGGCAGTGGATTCCGAGGGAGACTCATCCCTACACAGGAGAAATGAGGAGGGGACACAGAGCTCCCACCGCATGCTGGGCTTCAGTGATGCACTGCTGTCCATCATCGCCACTGTCATG ATCCTGCCTGTGACCCACACAGAGATCTCACCAGAACAG TTTGACAAAAGTATACAGAAACTCCTAGCAACTAGGATCGCTGTCTACCTCATGACATTTCTAATCGTAACTGTGGCCTGGACAGCACATACCAG ATTGTTCCAGGTTGTTGGAAAAATAGATGATACACTTGCCTTGCTCAACCTG GCCTGTATGATGACTATCACCCTCCTGCCCTACACA TTTTCACTAATGGTAACATTCCCTGATGTGCCCCTGGGCATCTTCCTGTTCTGCGTGTGTGTGATCGCCATTGGATCTGTGCAG GCAATGATTGTGGGCTATGCCTTCCACTTCCCACATCTGCTGAATCCACAAATCCAGTGCTCTACACATAGGGATCTATCCCGGCGGCATATCCTGCACCTGGTCCTCCGTGGCCCAGCACTGTGTTTTGTTGCGGCTgtcttttccctcttcttcttccccttg TCATACCTGCTGATGGTGACTGTCATCTTCCTCCCTCACATCAGCAAGGCTACCACCTGGTGCAAAGACAAGTTGATGG GCCAAAGGGAGTCTCCAGCTCACGACATGGAGCCCTTCAGTATTGACCTGCATGCGCCCCTCAGCAAAGAGCGGGTGGAAGCTTTCAGCGACGGTGTCTATGCCATCGTGGCCACACTCCTCATCCTGGACATCTG TGAGGACAATGTTCCGGATCCCAAGGATGTGCAAGAGAAATTCAGTGGCAGCCTTGTGGCTGCCCTGGGTGCATATGGGCCACAATTCTTGGCATACTTCGGCTCCTTCGCCACAGTGGGTCTCCTCTGGTTTGCTCACCATTCACTCTTCCTGCATGTCCGGAAGGCTACACAGACCATGGGGTTACTCAACATACTATCGCTGGCCTTTGTGGGTGGCCTTCCTCTGGCCTACCAGCAGACCTCAGCTTTTGCCCGGCAACCCCATGATGAACTTGAGCGTGTGCGTGTCAGCTGTGCCATCATCTTCTTTGCCAGCATCTTCCAGTTTGCCATCTGGACTACAGCCCTGCTGCATCAGACAGAAACACTGCAGCCAGCTGTGCAATTTGGTGGGCAGGAGCATGCTTTCATGTTTGCCAAGCTTGCACTGTATCCCTGTGCCAGCCTGCTGGCCTTTGCTGCCACCTGCCTACTGAGTCGTTTCAGCACAGCCATCTTCCACCTCATGCAGATTTCAGTGCCCTTTGCATTCCTGTTGCTCCGTCTCCTTGTACGCCTTGCCCTGGCAGGCCTTCAAGTCCTACGGGGCCTCTGGCCACAccatccccaacaagaccagagTGAACCTGAGGCACAGTCCCAGCTCTTGCCTGACCCCTGCTAA
- the Tmem175 gene encoding endosomal/lysosomal potassium channel TMEM175 isoform X3, with amino-acid sequence MSRLQTEEQAVDSEGDSSLHRRNEEGTQSSHRMLGFSDALLSIIATVMILPVTHTEISPEQQFDKSIQKLLATRIAVYLMTFLIVTVAWTAHTRLFQVVGKIDDTLALLNLACMMTITLLPYTAMIVGYAFHFPHLLNPQIQCSTHRDLSRRHILHLVLRGPALCFVAAVFSLFFFPLSYLLMVTVIFLPHISKATTWCKDKLMGQRESPAHDMEPFSIDLHAPLSKERVEAFSDGVYAIVATLLILDICEDNVPDPKDVQEKFSGSLVAALGAYGPQFLAYFGSFATVGLLWFAHHSLFLHVRKATQTMGLLNILSLAFVGGLPLAYQQTSAFARQPHDELERVRVSCAIIFFASIFQFAIWTTALLHQTETLQPAVQFGGQEHAFMFAKLALYPCASLLAFAATCLLSRFSTAIFHLMQISVPFAFLLLRLLVRLALAGLQVLRGLWPHHPQQDQSEPEAQSQLLPDPC; translated from the exons ATGTCCAGGCTCCAGACTGAGGAGCAGGCAGTGGATTCCGAGGGAGACTCATCCCTACACAGGAGAAATGAGGAGGGGACACAGAGCTCCCACCGCATGCTGGGCTTCAGTGATGCACTGCTGTCCATCATCGCCACTGTCATG ATCCTGCCTGTGACCCACACAGAGATCTCACCAGAACAG CAGTTTGACAAAAGTATACAGAAACTCCTAGCAACTAGGATCGCTGTCTACCTCATGACATTTCTAATCGTAACTGTGGCCTGGACAGCACATACCAG ATTGTTCCAGGTTGTTGGAAAAATAGATGATACACTTGCCTTGCTCAACCTG GCCTGTATGATGACTATCACCCTCCTGCCCTACACA GCAATGATTGTGGGCTATGCCTTCCACTTCCCACATCTGCTGAATCCACAAATCCAGTGCTCTACACATAGGGATCTATCCCGGCGGCATATCCTGCACCTGGTCCTCCGTGGCCCAGCACTGTGTTTTGTTGCGGCTgtcttttccctcttcttcttccccttg TCATACCTGCTGATGGTGACTGTCATCTTCCTCCCTCACATCAGCAAGGCTACCACCTGGTGCAAAGACAAGTTGATGG GCCAAAGGGAGTCTCCAGCTCACGACATGGAGCCCTTCAGTATTGACCTGCATGCGCCCCTCAGCAAAGAGCGGGTGGAAGCTTTCAGCGACGGTGTCTATGCCATCGTGGCCACACTCCTCATCCTGGACATCTG TGAGGACAATGTTCCGGATCCCAAGGATGTGCAAGAGAAATTCAGTGGCAGCCTTGTGGCTGCCCTGGGTGCATATGGGCCACAATTCTTGGCATACTTCGGCTCCTTCGCCACAGTGGGTCTCCTCTGGTTTGCTCACCATTCACTCTTCCTGCATGTCCGGAAGGCTACACAGACCATGGGGTTACTCAACATACTATCGCTGGCCTTTGTGGGTGGCCTTCCTCTGGCCTACCAGCAGACCTCAGCTTTTGCCCGGCAACCCCATGATGAACTTGAGCGTGTGCGTGTCAGCTGTGCCATCATCTTCTTTGCCAGCATCTTCCAGTTTGCCATCTGGACTACAGCCCTGCTGCATCAGACAGAAACACTGCAGCCAGCTGTGCAATTTGGTGGGCAGGAGCATGCTTTCATGTTTGCCAAGCTTGCACTGTATCCCTGTGCCAGCCTGCTGGCCTTTGCTGCCACCTGCCTACTGAGTCGTTTCAGCACAGCCATCTTCCACCTCATGCAGATTTCAGTGCCCTTTGCATTCCTGTTGCTCCGTCTCCTTGTACGCCTTGCCCTGGCAGGCCTTCAAGTCCTACGGGGCCTCTGGCCACAccatccccaacaagaccagagTGAACCTGAGGCACAGTCCCAGCTCTTGCCTGACCCCTGCTAA
- the Tmem175 gene encoding endosomal/lysosomal potassium channel TMEM175 isoform 1 (isoform 1 is encoded by transcript variant 3), which translates to MSRLQTEEQAVDSEGDSSLHRRNEEGTQSSHRMLGFSDALLSIIATVMILPVTHTEISPEQQFDKSIQKLLATRIAVYLMTFLIVTVAWTAHTRLFQVVGKIDDTLALLNLACMMTITLLPYTFSLMVTFPDVPLGIFLFCVCVIAIGSVQAMIVGYAFHFPHLLNPQIQCSTHRDLSRRHILHLVLRGPALCFVAAVFSLFFFPLSYLLMVTVIFLPHISKATTWCKDKLMGQRESPAHDMEPFSIDLHAPLSKERVEAFSDGVYAIVATLLILDICEDNVPDPKDVQEKFSGSLVAALGAYGPQFLAYFGSFATVGLLWFAHHSLFLHVRKATQTMGLLNILSLAFVGGLPLAYQQTSAFARQPHDELERVRVSCAIIFFASIFQFAIWTTALLHQTETLQPAVQFGGQEHAFMFAKLALYPCASLLAFAATCLLSRFSTAIFHLMQISVPFAFLLLRLLVRLALAGLQVLRGLWPHHPQQDQSEPEAQSQLLPDPC; encoded by the exons ATGTCCAGGCTCCAGACTGAGGAGCAGGCAGTGGATTCCGAGGGAGACTCATCCCTACACAGGAGAAATGAGGAGGGGACACAGAGCTCCCACCGCATGCTGGGCTTCAGTGATGCACTGCTGTCCATCATCGCCACTGTCATG ATCCTGCCTGTGACCCACACAGAGATCTCACCAGAACAG CAGTTTGACAAAAGTATACAGAAACTCCTAGCAACTAGGATCGCTGTCTACCTCATGACATTTCTAATCGTAACTGTGGCCTGGACAGCACATACCAG ATTGTTCCAGGTTGTTGGAAAAATAGATGATACACTTGCCTTGCTCAACCTG GCCTGTATGATGACTATCACCCTCCTGCCCTACACA TTTTCACTAATGGTAACATTCCCTGATGTGCCCCTGGGCATCTTCCTGTTCTGCGTGTGTGTGATCGCCATTGGATCTGTGCAG GCAATGATTGTGGGCTATGCCTTCCACTTCCCACATCTGCTGAATCCACAAATCCAGTGCTCTACACATAGGGATCTATCCCGGCGGCATATCCTGCACCTGGTCCTCCGTGGCCCAGCACTGTGTTTTGTTGCGGCTgtcttttccctcttcttcttccccttg TCATACCTGCTGATGGTGACTGTCATCTTCCTCCCTCACATCAGCAAGGCTACCACCTGGTGCAAAGACAAGTTGATGG GCCAAAGGGAGTCTCCAGCTCACGACATGGAGCCCTTCAGTATTGACCTGCATGCGCCCCTCAGCAAAGAGCGGGTGGAAGCTTTCAGCGACGGTGTCTATGCCATCGTGGCCACACTCCTCATCCTGGACATCTG TGAGGACAATGTTCCGGATCCCAAGGATGTGCAAGAGAAATTCAGTGGCAGCCTTGTGGCTGCCCTGGGTGCATATGGGCCACAATTCTTGGCATACTTCGGCTCCTTCGCCACAGTGGGTCTCCTCTGGTTTGCTCACCATTCACTCTTCCTGCATGTCCGGAAGGCTACACAGACCATGGGGTTACTCAACATACTATCGCTGGCCTTTGTGGGTGGCCTTCCTCTGGCCTACCAGCAGACCTCAGCTTTTGCCCGGCAACCCCATGATGAACTTGAGCGTGTGCGTGTCAGCTGTGCCATCATCTTCTTTGCCAGCATCTTCCAGTTTGCCATCTGGACTACAGCCCTGCTGCATCAGACAGAAACACTGCAGCCAGCTGTGCAATTTGGTGGGCAGGAGCATGCTTTCATGTTTGCCAAGCTTGCACTGTATCCCTGTGCCAGCCTGCTGGCCTTTGCTGCCACCTGCCTACTGAGTCGTTTCAGCACAGCCATCTTCCACCTCATGCAGATTTCAGTGCCCTTTGCATTCCTGTTGCTCCGTCTCCTTGTACGCCTTGCCCTGGCAGGCCTTCAAGTCCTACGGGGCCTCTGGCCACAccatccccaacaagaccagagTGAACCTGAGGCACAGTCCCAGCTCTTGCCTGACCCCTGCTAA
- the Tmem175 gene encoding endosomal/lysosomal potassium channel TMEM175 isoform X7, with amino-acid sequence MSRLQTEEQAVDSEGDSSLHRRNEEGTQSSHRMLGFSDALLSIIATVMILPVTHTEISPEQQFDKSIQKLLATRIAVYLMTFLIVTVAWTAHTRLFQVVGKIDDTLALLNLACMMTITLLPYTFSLMVTFPDVPLGIFLFCVCVIAIGSVQAMIVGYAFHFPHLLNPQIQCSTHRDLSRRHILHLVLRGPALCFVAAVFSLFFFPLSYLLMVTVIFLPHISKATTWCKDKLMGSWLLPTP; translated from the exons ATGTCCAGGCTCCAGACTGAGGAGCAGGCAGTGGATTCCGAGGGAGACTCATCCCTACACAGGAGAAATGAGGAGGGGACACAGAGCTCCCACCGCATGCTGGGCTTCAGTGATGCACTGCTGTCCATCATCGCCACTGTCATG ATCCTGCCTGTGACCCACACAGAGATCTCACCAGAACAG CAGTTTGACAAAAGTATACAGAAACTCCTAGCAACTAGGATCGCTGTCTACCTCATGACATTTCTAATCGTAACTGTGGCCTGGACAGCACATACCAG ATTGTTCCAGGTTGTTGGAAAAATAGATGATACACTTGCCTTGCTCAACCTG GCCTGTATGATGACTATCACCCTCCTGCCCTACACA TTTTCACTAATGGTAACATTCCCTGATGTGCCCCTGGGCATCTTCCTGTTCTGCGTGTGTGTGATCGCCATTGGATCTGTGCAG GCAATGATTGTGGGCTATGCCTTCCACTTCCCACATCTGCTGAATCCACAAATCCAGTGCTCTACACATAGGGATCTATCCCGGCGGCATATCCTGCACCTGGTCCTCCGTGGCCCAGCACTGTGTTTTGTTGCGGCTgtcttttccctcttcttcttccccttg TCATACCTGCTGATGGTGACTGTCATCTTCCTCCCTCACATCAGCAAGGCTACCACCTGGTGCAAAGACAAGTTGATGG GGTCCTGGCTACTTCCTACTCCTTAA
- the Tmem175 gene encoding endosomal/lysosomal potassium channel TMEM175 isoform 3 (isoform 3 is encoded by transcript variant 5) has product MTFLIVTVAWTAHTRLFQVVGKIDDTLALLNLACMMTITLLPYTFSLMVTFPDVPLGIFLFCVCVIAIGSVQAMIVGYAFHFPHLLNPQIQCSTHRDLSRRHILHLVLRGPALCFVAAVFSLFFFPLSYLLMVTVIFLPHISKATTWCKDKLMGQRESPAHDMEPFSIDLHAPLSKERVEAFSDGVYAIVATLLILDICEDNVPDPKDVQEKFSGSLVAALGAYGPQFLAYFGSFATVGLLWFAHHSLFLHVRKATQTMGLLNILSLAFVGGLPLAYQQTSAFARQPHDELERVRVSCAIIFFASIFQFAIWTTALLHQTETLQPAVQFGGQEHAFMFAKLALYPCASLLAFAATCLLSRFSTAIFHLMQISVPFAFLLLRLLVRLALAGLQVLRGLWPHHPQQDQSEPEAQSQLLPDPC; this is encoded by the exons ATGACATTTCTAATCGTAACTGTGGCCTGGACAGCACATACCAG ATTGTTCCAGGTTGTTGGAAAAATAGATGATACACTTGCCTTGCTCAACCTG GCCTGTATGATGACTATCACCCTCCTGCCCTACACA TTTTCACTAATGGTAACATTCCCTGATGTGCCCCTGGGCATCTTCCTGTTCTGCGTGTGTGTGATCGCCATTGGATCTGTGCAG GCAATGATTGTGGGCTATGCCTTCCACTTCCCACATCTGCTGAATCCACAAATCCAGTGCTCTACACATAGGGATCTATCCCGGCGGCATATCCTGCACCTGGTCCTCCGTGGCCCAGCACTGTGTTTTGTTGCGGCTgtcttttccctcttcttcttccccttg TCATACCTGCTGATGGTGACTGTCATCTTCCTCCCTCACATCAGCAAGGCTACCACCTGGTGCAAAGACAAGTTGATGG GCCAAAGGGAGTCTCCAGCTCACGACATGGAGCCCTTCAGTATTGACCTGCATGCGCCCCTCAGCAAAGAGCGGGTGGAAGCTTTCAGCGACGGTGTCTATGCCATCGTGGCCACACTCCTCATCCTGGACATCTG TGAGGACAATGTTCCGGATCCCAAGGATGTGCAAGAGAAATTCAGTGGCAGCCTTGTGGCTGCCCTGGGTGCATATGGGCCACAATTCTTGGCATACTTCGGCTCCTTCGCCACAGTGGGTCTCCTCTGGTTTGCTCACCATTCACTCTTCCTGCATGTCCGGAAGGCTACACAGACCATGGGGTTACTCAACATACTATCGCTGGCCTTTGTGGGTGGCCTTCCTCTGGCCTACCAGCAGACCTCAGCTTTTGCCCGGCAACCCCATGATGAACTTGAGCGTGTGCGTGTCAGCTGTGCCATCATCTTCTTTGCCAGCATCTTCCAGTTTGCCATCTGGACTACAGCCCTGCTGCATCAGACAGAAACACTGCAGCCAGCTGTGCAATTTGGTGGGCAGGAGCATGCTTTCATGTTTGCCAAGCTTGCACTGTATCCCTGTGCCAGCCTGCTGGCCTTTGCTGCCACCTGCCTACTGAGTCGTTTCAGCACAGCCATCTTCCACCTCATGCAGATTTCAGTGCCCTTTGCATTCCTGTTGCTCCGTCTCCTTGTACGCCTTGCCCTGGCAGGCCTTCAAGTCCTACGGGGCCTCTGGCCACAccatccccaacaagaccagagTGAACCTGAGGCACAGTCCCAGCTCTTGCCTGACCCCTGCTAA
- the Tmem175 gene encoding endosomal/lysosomal potassium channel TMEM175 isoform X5: MMTITLLPYTAMIVGYAFHFPHLLNPQIQCSTHRDLSRRHILHLVLRGPALCFVAAVFSLFFFPLSYLLMVTVIFLPHISKATTWCKDKLMGQRESPAHDMEPFSIDLHAPLSKERVEAFSDGVYAIVATLLILDICEDNVPDPKDVQEKFSGSLVAALGAYGPQFLAYFGSFATVGLLWFAHHSLFLHVRKATQTMGLLNILSLAFVGGLPLAYQQTSAFARQPHDELERVRVSCAIIFFASIFQFAIWTTALLHQTETLQPAVQFGGQEHAFMFAKLALYPCASLLAFAATCLLSRFSTAIFHLMQISVPFAFLLLRLLVRLALAGLQVLRGLWPHHPQQDQSEPEAQSQLLPDPC, translated from the exons ATGATGACTATCACCCTCCTGCCCTACACA GCAATGATTGTGGGCTATGCCTTCCACTTCCCACATCTGCTGAATCCACAAATCCAGTGCTCTACACATAGGGATCTATCCCGGCGGCATATCCTGCACCTGGTCCTCCGTGGCCCAGCACTGTGTTTTGTTGCGGCTgtcttttccctcttcttcttccccttg TCATACCTGCTGATGGTGACTGTCATCTTCCTCCCTCACATCAGCAAGGCTACCACCTGGTGCAAAGACAAGTTGATGG GCCAAAGGGAGTCTCCAGCTCACGACATGGAGCCCTTCAGTATTGACCTGCATGCGCCCCTCAGCAAAGAGCGGGTGGAAGCTTTCAGCGACGGTGTCTATGCCATCGTGGCCACACTCCTCATCCTGGACATCTG TGAGGACAATGTTCCGGATCCCAAGGATGTGCAAGAGAAATTCAGTGGCAGCCTTGTGGCTGCCCTGGGTGCATATGGGCCACAATTCTTGGCATACTTCGGCTCCTTCGCCACAGTGGGTCTCCTCTGGTTTGCTCACCATTCACTCTTCCTGCATGTCCGGAAGGCTACACAGACCATGGGGTTACTCAACATACTATCGCTGGCCTTTGTGGGTGGCCTTCCTCTGGCCTACCAGCAGACCTCAGCTTTTGCCCGGCAACCCCATGATGAACTTGAGCGTGTGCGTGTCAGCTGTGCCATCATCTTCTTTGCCAGCATCTTCCAGTTTGCCATCTGGACTACAGCCCTGCTGCATCAGACAGAAACACTGCAGCCAGCTGTGCAATTTGGTGGGCAGGAGCATGCTTTCATGTTTGCCAAGCTTGCACTGTATCCCTGTGCCAGCCTGCTGGCCTTTGCTGCCACCTGCCTACTGAGTCGTTTCAGCACAGCCATCTTCCACCTCATGCAGATTTCAGTGCCCTTTGCATTCCTGTTGCTCCGTCTCCTTGTACGCCTTGCCCTGGCAGGCCTTCAAGTCCTACGGGGCCTCTGGCCACAccatccccaacaagaccagagTGAACCTGAGGCACAGTCCCAGCTCTTGCCTGACCCCTGCTAA
- the Tmem175 gene encoding endosomal/lysosomal potassium channel TMEM175 isoform 4 (isoform 4 is encoded by transcript variant 6), which translates to MMTITLLPYTFSLMVTFPDVPLGIFLFCVCVIAIGSVQAMIVGYAFHFPHLLNPQIQCSTHRDLSRRHILHLVLRGPALCFVAAVFSLFFFPLSYLLMVTVIFLPHISKATTWCKDKLMGQRESPAHDMEPFSIDLHAPLSKERVEAFSDGVYAIVATLLILDICEDNVPDPKDVQEKFSGSLVAALGAYGPQFLAYFGSFATVGLLWFAHHSLFLHVRKATQTMGLLNILSLAFVGGLPLAYQQTSAFARQPHDELERVRVSCAIIFFASIFQFAIWTTALLHQTETLQPAVQFGGQEHAFMFAKLALYPCASLLAFAATCLLSRFSTAIFHLMQISVPFAFLLLRLLVRLALAGLQVLRGLWPHHPQQDQSEPEAQSQLLPDPC; encoded by the exons ATGATGACTATCACCCTCCTGCCCTACACA TTTTCACTAATGGTAACATTCCCTGATGTGCCCCTGGGCATCTTCCTGTTCTGCGTGTGTGTGATCGCCATTGGATCTGTGCAG GCAATGATTGTGGGCTATGCCTTCCACTTCCCACATCTGCTGAATCCACAAATCCAGTGCTCTACACATAGGGATCTATCCCGGCGGCATATCCTGCACCTGGTCCTCCGTGGCCCAGCACTGTGTTTTGTTGCGGCTgtcttttccctcttcttcttccccttg TCATACCTGCTGATGGTGACTGTCATCTTCCTCCCTCACATCAGCAAGGCTACCACCTGGTGCAAAGACAAGTTGATGG GCCAAAGGGAGTCTCCAGCTCACGACATGGAGCCCTTCAGTATTGACCTGCATGCGCCCCTCAGCAAAGAGCGGGTGGAAGCTTTCAGCGACGGTGTCTATGCCATCGTGGCCACACTCCTCATCCTGGACATCTG TGAGGACAATGTTCCGGATCCCAAGGATGTGCAAGAGAAATTCAGTGGCAGCCTTGTGGCTGCCCTGGGTGCATATGGGCCACAATTCTTGGCATACTTCGGCTCCTTCGCCACAGTGGGTCTCCTCTGGTTTGCTCACCATTCACTCTTCCTGCATGTCCGGAAGGCTACACAGACCATGGGGTTACTCAACATACTATCGCTGGCCTTTGTGGGTGGCCTTCCTCTGGCCTACCAGCAGACCTCAGCTTTTGCCCGGCAACCCCATGATGAACTTGAGCGTGTGCGTGTCAGCTGTGCCATCATCTTCTTTGCCAGCATCTTCCAGTTTGCCATCTGGACTACAGCCCTGCTGCATCAGACAGAAACACTGCAGCCAGCTGTGCAATTTGGTGGGCAGGAGCATGCTTTCATGTTTGCCAAGCTTGCACTGTATCCCTGTGCCAGCCTGCTGGCCTTTGCTGCCACCTGCCTACTGAGTCGTTTCAGCACAGCCATCTTCCACCTCATGCAGATTTCAGTGCCCTTTGCATTCCTGTTGCTCCGTCTCCTTGTACGCCTTGCCCTGGCAGGCCTTCAAGTCCTACGGGGCCTCTGGCCACAccatccccaacaagaccagagTGAACCTGAGGCACAGTCCCAGCTCTTGCCTGACCCCTGCTAA
- the Tmem175 gene encoding endosomal/lysosomal potassium channel TMEM175 isoform X6: MEPFSIDLHAPLSKERVEAFSDGVYAIVATLLILDICEDNVPDPKDVQEKFSGSLVAALGAYGPQFLAYFGSFATVGLLWFAHHSLFLHVRKATQTMGLLNILSLAFVGGLPLAYQQTSAFARQPHDELERVRVSCAIIFFASIFQFAIWTTALLHQTETLQPAVQFGGQEHAFMFAKLALYPCASLLAFAATCLLSRFSTAIFHLMQISVPFAFLLLRLLVRLALAGLQVLRGLWPHHPQQDQSEPEAQSQLLPDPC, from the exons ATGGAGCCCTTCAGTATTGACCTGCATGCGCCCCTCAGCAAAGAGCGGGTGGAAGCTTTCAGCGACGGTGTCTATGCCATCGTGGCCACACTCCTCATCCTGGACATCTG TGAGGACAATGTTCCGGATCCCAAGGATGTGCAAGAGAAATTCAGTGGCAGCCTTGTGGCTGCCCTGGGTGCATATGGGCCACAATTCTTGGCATACTTCGGCTCCTTCGCCACAGTGGGTCTCCTCTGGTTTGCTCACCATTCACTCTTCCTGCATGTCCGGAAGGCTACACAGACCATGGGGTTACTCAACATACTATCGCTGGCCTTTGTGGGTGGCCTTCCTCTGGCCTACCAGCAGACCTCAGCTTTTGCCCGGCAACCCCATGATGAACTTGAGCGTGTGCGTGTCAGCTGTGCCATCATCTTCTTTGCCAGCATCTTCCAGTTTGCCATCTGGACTACAGCCCTGCTGCATCAGACAGAAACACTGCAGCCAGCTGTGCAATTTGGTGGGCAGGAGCATGCTTTCATGTTTGCCAAGCTTGCACTGTATCCCTGTGCCAGCCTGCTGGCCTTTGCTGCCACCTGCCTACTGAGTCGTTTCAGCACAGCCATCTTCCACCTCATGCAGATTTCAGTGCCCTTTGCATTCCTGTTGCTCCGTCTCCTTGTACGCCTTGCCCTGGCAGGCCTTCAAGTCCTACGGGGCCTCTGGCCACAccatccccaacaagaccagagTGAACCTGAGGCACAGTCCCAGCTCTTGCCTGACCCCTGCTAA